A region of Colletotrichum higginsianum IMI 349063 chromosome 10, whole genome shotgun sequence DNA encodes the following proteins:
- a CDS encoding Cell differentiation family protein, whose translation MMPAQHVYGHHQFNPQADSAWMHQQSNQHHHAQQAAAAAASAVQQQQQQQQQQQQQQQQQQQQQQQQHYNRLAGGHSTVPSLGNTHAADGGHDNISEDNRRTMAYIADLLNESTREAALLELSKKREQVPELALILWHSFGVMTSLLQEIISVYTLLNPSQLTAAASNRVCNALALLQCVASHNDTRTLFLNAHIPLFLYPFLNTTSKSRPFEYLRLTSLGVIGALVKNDSSEVINFLLTTEIIPLCLRIMETGSELSKTVAIFIVQKILLDDNGLNYICATYERFYAVGTVLSNMVAQLVEQQTARLLKHVVRCFLRLSDNARAREALRQCLPEPLRDATFSSVLRDDAATKRCLAQLLINLSDNVVEPAQGQHPGL comes from the exons ATGATGCCGGCACAGCACGTTTACGGACACCACCAATTTAATCCACAAGCCGACTCGGCATGGATGCATCAGCAGTCaaaccagcaccaccatgcgcagcaagctgctgctgccgctgcttctgccgtccagcagcagcagcagcaacagcagcagcaacagcaacagcaacaacaacagcagcaacagcagcagcagcagcactaCAACCGACTCGCTGGAGGTCACTCTACCGTTCCGTCCCTTGGCAACACGCATGCTGCAGATGGGGGTCACGATAACATTTCCGAGGACAACCGAAGGACTATGGCCTACATTGCTGACCTCTTGAACGAGAGCACTCGCGAGGCTGCCCTATTGGAACTCAGCAAGAAGAGAGAACAGGTTCCTGAGCTGGCTCTCATCTTGTGGCATTCCTTTG GAGTCATGACATCGTTGCTGCAGGAAATCATTTCGGTCTACACCCTGCTGAATCCTTCTCAACTTACGGCCGCAGCATCCAACCGGGTTTGCAATGCGCTAGCCCTTCTTCAGTGCGTTGCATCTCACAACGACACGCGCACGCTGTTTCTGAATG CCCATatccccctcttcctctaTCCCTTTCTCAATACGACATCGAAATCCAGGCCGTTTGAATACTTGCGATTGACGTCACTGGGCGTCATAGGCGCTCTTGTCAAGAATGACTCGTCCGAGGTTATCAACTTCCTGCTGACCACAGAAATAATCCCTCTATGCCTTCGTATTATGGAGACGGGCTCCGAGTTGAGTAAGACTGTGGCCATTTTCATTGTGCAGAAGATTCTCCTTGACGACAATGGCCTGAATTACATTTGCGCCACTTATGAACGCTTCTACGCCGTGGGAACTGTCCTCAGCAACATGGTCGCTCAGCTTGTTGAACAGCAAACTGCGCGTTTGCTTAAGCATGTCGTCAGGTGTTTTCTACG GTTGAGCGATAATGCTCGAGCACGCGAAGCTCTCCGTCAATGCCTCCCTGAGCCTCTTCGAGATGCAACCTTCTCTTCCGTTCTTCGAGACGACGCGGCAACGAAGAGATGTCTAGCGCAACTCCTCATAAATCTTTCAGACAACGTCGTCGAACCGGCCCAAGGGCAACACCCTGGCCTTTGA
- a CDS encoding Serine threonine protein kinase — MPLPLPLSALTACTYFLRSARPLFRSHALLSFCLRFHQTPAPSHLQQVLTSLFPRPAAGQQSPTHLDPAQRADEPSQCRILLSCAAMTTAIPASSDPPAHAPPHPPQSQSHSQPTVAARSLSTRTRPPVSASGPPPQRASSTSNHHHHRSRSQQLQYRSHSRQPSSTPPTTAATASALPVQELFPQHDYEIADVVSYSKRSAPRDQPPSSSRANTSRPQRHGSTRSNHHSHHRAPDMPVSTAVANNVGPAPVSHGAPDPRSPGATSASKHTSKSRTTIPTPSGKWILGKTIGAGSMGKVKLARKEDTGEQVACKIIPRGSTEDGHQTKADKERADQSKEIRTAREAAIVTLLSHPNICGMRDVVRTNYHWYMLCEYVNGGQMLDYIISHGKLKEKQARKFSRQIASALDYCHRNSIVHRDLKIENILISKNGDIKIIDFGLSNLFAPRGHLKTFCGSLYFAAPELLQARAYTGPEVDVWSFGIVLYVLVCGKVPFDDQSMPALHAKIKKGLVDYPSWLSSECKHLLSRMLVTDPKQRATMQEVMSHPWMVKGYSGPPDNGLPPREPLALPLDSDVVNAMTGFNFGSPDAIRAQLTRTIESEEYQRAVKLYQREKEMPQPTRDVEKKRGFGFDFYKRRNSGNSRDTLTAPSSEALQLGNDPLNAFSPLVSIYYLVREKQDRDHTEKNPGVLNAPKEKPAIPEITPPQEAHTNSSAYEMPGERATGGRSRPRARTHGEDEAPDAIKNSQLSPTMPLSPEIPPEPLPKKESTAAGILRRFSTRRRRDPERSDRDRAHPPVVQVHSPSEAPPAPVPRKSFSIRRGRREREEPDPLPLRSGSSQPQHSDLLSPPLSAGVQSSRRKGLGRSTSVNSADLRRRGSTRALREPPPTSGSDQSTTTDRPQPAPRETQQTRAASMRAKSLGHARRESIQQRRLRREEAKEANVPEETDQEQEQGDQSGVSTDRLDSSDLAKPVFLKGLFSVSTTSTKNVTEIRADIKRVLKGLGVDYTEIRGGFLCKHTPSIDLKKVQDPPGSPGQPPPGHRRRFSFGAIRSGDREREDLRETERGPTTPRGTTRNGAEQSYSNSDVSVDSVSREAGGSSRRVPGETSTHVQSDLGGSMVLEFEIFIVKVPLLSLHGIQFKRLVGNTWQYKNMADQVLRELRL; from the exons ATGCCATTGCCATTGCCTCTGTCTGCCTTGACCGCCTGTACATACTTCTTACGCAGCGCTCGCCCCCTCTTTCGCTCTCACGCTCTCCTGTCTTTCTGCCTTCGGTTCCATCAAACCCCAGCCCCGTCCCATCTCCAACAGGTCCTGACCAGTCTGTTCCCCcgtccagcagcaggacaGCAGTCGCCCACACACCTTGACCCAGCACAGCGCGCCGACGAACCCTCGCAGTGCCGGATCCTCCTTTCCTGCGCTGCAATGACAACAGCAATCCCGGCGAGCTCTGATCCCCCAGCGCATGCCCCCCCTCACCCACCTCAATCTCAATCTCACTCTCAACCGACCGTCGCAGCGCGCTCCCTCTCTACCCGGACCCGGCCTCCTGTCTCCGCCTCTGGCCCTCCTCCACAACGtgcctcctccacctccaatcaccatcaccaccgcAGCCGAAGTCAACAACTCCAATATCGCTCCCACTCCCGACAACCCTCCTCTACACCTCCTACTAcagccgccaccgcctctGCTCTCCCCGTCCAGGAACTGTTTCCGCAACATGATTATGAAATTGCGGACGTAGTCTCTTACTCCAAGCGCTCCGCCCCCAGAGACCAACCGCCCTCGTCATCCCGTGCCAACACCTCGCGTCCTCAGCGTCACGGCAGTACCAGATCGAATCATCATTCTCATCATCGCGCCCCCGACATGCCCGTCAGCACTGCTGTCGCCAACAACGTCGGGCCTGCCCCTGTCAGCCATGGCGCGCCCGACCCTAGAAGCCCCGGCGCGACTTCCGCATCGAAGCATACCAGCAAATCCCGTACCACTATCCCTACCCCATCCGGCAAATGGATACTGGGCAAGACTATCGGCGCCGGTAGCATGGGCAAAGTGAAGCTGGCTCGCAAGGAGGACACGGGCGAGCAG GTTGCCTGCAAAATTATCCCTCGTGGGTCTACTGAGGATGGGCATCAAACCAAGGCTGACAAGGAGAGAGCCGATCAGTCTAAGGAGATCAGGACCGCCCGGGAAGCTGCCATCGTCACTCTTCTTAGCCATCCCAACATCTGCGGCATGCGAGACGTCGTGCGCACCAACTACCACTGGTACATGCTCTGCGAGTACGTCAATGGTGGACAGATGCTTGACTACATTATTTCCCACGGCAAATTGAAGGAGAAACAAGCCCGTAAATTCAGCCGGCAGATTGCTAGCGCCCTCGACTACTGTCATCGGAACAGCATTGTTCACCGAGACCTCAAGATCGAGAATATCCTTATCAGCAAGAACGGGGATATCAAAATTATCGACTTTGGTTTGAGCAACCTCTTCGCTCCTCGCGGCCACCTAAAAACTTTCTGTGGTAGTCTATACTTCGCTGCCCCTGAGCTGCTCCAGGCCAGGGCCTACACGGGCCCCGAGGTCGATGTGTGGAGTTTTGGTATCGTTCTCTACGTTCTAGTCTGCGGGAAAGTCCCGTTCGACGACCAGAGCATGCCCGCCCTGCACGCCAAGATCAAGAAGGGTTTGGTCGATTACCCTAGTTGGCTTTCTAGTG AATGCAAGCACCTGCTCTCTCGTATGCTCGTCACCGATCCCAAACAGCGTGCCACAATGCAGGAAGTCATGAGCCACCCATGGATGGTCAAAGGATACAGTGGTCCGCCTGACAATGGATTGCCGCCGCGAGAGCCACTTGCTCTCCCACTCGACTCTGACGTCGTCAACGCAATGACCGGCTTCAACTTTGGGTCTCCAGATGCCATCAGGGCCCAATTGACGCGCACGATCGAATCCGAAGAATACCAGCGTGCAGTAAAGCTGTACCAGCGCGAAAAGGAGATGCCTCAACCAACCAGAGACGTCGAAAAGAAGCGTGGTTTCGGCTTTGATTTCTATAAAAGAAGGAATTCGGGCAACAGCCGTGATACGCTTACGGCACCGAGTTCCGAGGCTCTGCAGCTTGGCAATGACCCCCTCAACGCGTTTAGCCCTTTGGTTTCAATTTACTACTTGGTGCGAGAGAAACAAGACCGCGACCATACTGAGAAGAACCCCGGGGTTCTGAATGCTCCCAAGGAAAAACCTGCGATCCCCGAAATCACACCACCGCAGGAAGCTCATACAAACTCATCGGCCTATGAAATGCCTGGTGAAAGGGCCACTGGGGGGcgctctcgtcctcgcgCCAGAACCCACGGGGAAGATGAGGCCCCAGATGCCATCAAAAACTCACAGTTGTCGCCAACAATGCCACTTTCGCCAGAAATACCTCCCGAACCACTTCCCAAAAAAGAGAGCACAGCAGCTGGCATCCTACGGCGATTCAGCACCCGCAGGCGGAGAGATCCGGAGAGATCGGACAGAGACCGAGCCCACCCCCCGGTGGTTCAAGTCCACTCTCCGTCGGAGGCACCTCCCGCTCCAGTGCCCCGCAAGAGCTTCAGCATTCGGCGTGGCAGACGGGAACGTGAGGAACCCGACCCTCTCCCTCTGCGGTCCGGTAGTAGCCAGCCCCAGCACAGCGATCTCCTTAGCCCTCCCCTATCCGCCGGGGTTCAGTCGTCACGTCGCAAAGGTCTGGGCCGATCCACCAGCGTCAATTCTGCAGACTTGCGCCGCCGTGGATCAACCCGGGCCCTTAGAGAGCCGCCACCAACAAGTGGATCAGATCAGTCAACAACTACGGACAGACCGCAGCCTGCCCCCAGAGAAACCCAGCAAACACGCGCAGCGTCCATGCGCGCTAAGTCCCTTGGCCACGCCAGGCGCGAGAGCATTCAACAGCGAAGACTTCGTCGGGAGGAAGCAAAAGAGGCAAATGTCCCGGAAGAGACAGACCAGGAGCAGGAACAAGGCGACCAAAGTGGTGTTTCCACTGACAGGCTCGACAGCTCCGACTTGGCTAAGCCCGTCTTTCTCAAGGGCCTATTCAGTGTCTCAACAACTTCGACCAAGAACGTGACAGAAATCCGGGCGGATATCAAACGGGTGCTCAAGGGTCTTGGAGTTGACTACACAGAGATCAGGGGTGGCTTTCTGTGCAAACACACGCCCAGTATCGATCTCAAAAAAGTGCAGGACCCCCCCGGTAGTCCTGGGCAACCCCCTCCAGGTCATAGGAGACGCTTCAGCTTCGGAGCCATTCGAAGCGGCGACCGAGAGAGGGAAGATCTTCGCGAAACGGAGCGAGGACCTACCACGCCTCGCGGCACTACTAGGAACGGAGCAGAACAGAGTTACTCCAACTCGGACGTGTCAGTCGACAGTGTCTCCCGGGAGGCAGGAGGATCATCCCGAAGGGTCCCTGGTGAGACAAGCACGCACGTTCAAAGCGACCTTGGTGGAAGCATGGTCTTGGAGTTCGAAATTTTCATCGTCAAGGTCCCACTGCTCTCTCTTCACGGAATTCAATTTAAGCGGCTGGTGGGAAACACGTGGCAGTACAAGAACATGGCTGATCAGGTTTTGAGGGAGCTTCGTCTATAG
- a CDS encoding G-patch domain containing protein gives MSHTKRSHKTYEADLYEDQLAAHVSFGTPLPPLDPDTRDDGSYVPLHKQQVRDEHGRRRLHGAFTGGWSAGYFNTVGSKEGWTPSTFISSRTNRQKGKSNTFHHRPEDYMDEEDLADATATQEIRTTDPFAALGASSHVGRYPVRLAGLMRRQCDSMGFELLRRMGWKDGQGIGPKVRRKARLGASANTTTAASNETHLFAPDDVVMVTFSRKANQRGLGYREESPLSQLSGSNNNQYGLQSLGADLDKGGGDSASGPRLSLGMPDKKQKQAQRGGFGVGILNDTGSDEDDPYEMGPRISYNRTLGSDKMKKKQSTSTTVAANPALRTKPVFVSKSGSARVHVQPTCLDGKPLLKGFVMGHSSEPREIRQSVSCYPPPTIPPEWVSGKRRMDAKQPTAYASTKDAAKAACHDPRSRAAILGEPALPGKSVFDYMSTASRERLAAFTGRSNLPPAKGEVLPEHGKTAEQRLQDRLQSIPTLSKETAIAAMSRGAGAGGPYANDEAKRARYRLYLQSAAGFGGSTPTKPQNMTDNDYIKEIEEFHGCAQLFKPMTGFMATRFTTASTGSNGPGDPGSSSDSNVQKLVRPPKPADPFEEAAKMGMYGRMTRLTENFFPTRLLCKRFSVPPPAHVQPDLEPGVSSETRGSFHGLPASIDMTRQPLICGMDANGVGDLPGPKPADDASKTGDKVAEASRPSDDVFKAIFGDSSDEE, from the exons ATGTCACATACCAAGAGATCTCATAAGACGTACGAGGCTGACCTATACGAAGATCAACTCGCCGCACATGTCTCCTTCGGCACCCCTTTGCCTCCCCTAGACCCGGACACACGTGACGATGGCTCCTACGTTCCCTTACACAAGCAGCAGGTGAGGGACgagcatgggcggcggcgccttcatGGCGCTTTTACTGGAGGATGGAGCGCAGG ATACTTCAATACTGTCGGATCAAAAGAGGGTTGGACTCCGTCTACCTTCATCTCGAGCCGCACGAACCGACAGAAGGGGAAATCGAATACGTTCCATCACCGGCCAGAGGATTACatggatgaagaagatctTGCGGACGCCACTGCCACTCAAGAAATCCGGACCACTGATCCCTTTGCAGCCCTTGGGGCTTCTAGCCATGTTGGACGTTACCCTGTTAGGCTGGCTGGCTTAATGAGAAGGCAGTGTGACAGCATGGGTTTCGAGCTTCTGCGGAGGATGGGCTGGAAGGACGGACAAGGCATTGGGCCGAAAGTGCGTCGGAAAGCGCGTTTAGGCGCTTCGGCAAACACTACGACTGCTGCGTCAAACGAAACCCATCTCTTTGCGCCGGACGATGTTGTTATGGTTACTTTCTCTCGCAAGGCCAACCAGCGGGGTTTGGGCTACCGGGAGGAATCTCCGCTCTCGCAGCTCTCCGGGTCTAACAACAATCAATACGGACTACAAAGCCTTGGGGCTGATCTTGACAAAGGGGGTGGCGACTCTGCCAGCGGGCCTCGCCTTTCACTTGGCATGCCTGACAAGAAACAGAAGCAGGCACAACGTGGGGGCTTCGGCGTTGGGATCTTAAACGACACCGGCTCAGATGAAGATGACCCATACGAGATGGGGCCCCGAATATCATATAACCGAACCCTGGGCAGCgacaagatgaagaagaagcagtcCACGAGTACCACTGTGGCGGCAAACCCAGCGCTGCGAACAAAACCAGTGTTTGTCTCTAAGTCCGGCTCGGCCAGGGTTCACGTCCAGCCAACATGTCTGGATGGCAAACCGCTGCTGAAAGGCTTTGTCATGGGCCACTCCTCAGAACCCCGAGAAATCAGACAGTCGGTGTCGTGTTATCCCCCCCCAACCATCCCCCCTGAATGGGTGTCAGGGAAACGTCGCATGGACGCCAAACAACCAACGGCGTACGCGTCAACGAAAGATGCCGCAAAGGCTGCTTGTCACGATCCCAGGTCTCGAGCGGCGATTCTAGGCGAACCCGCCCTCCCTGGAAAGTCTGTCTTTGACTACATGTCAACTGCTTCGCGCGAGCGACTGGCTGCGTTCACTGGCCGATCGAATCTCCCACCGGCCAAAGGCGAGGTTCTGCCAGAGCATGGCAAAACAGCCGAGCAGAGGCTGCAGGACAGGCTGCAGAGCATACCCACATTGTCTAAAGAGACGGCTATTGCAGCAATGAGTCGTGGAGCAGGCGCGGGTGGCCCTTATGCAAACGATGAGGCCAAGCGTGCACGTTACCGGCTCTATCTGCAGAGTGCGGCTGGATTTGGTGGCTCAACTCCCACTAAACCTCAAAACATGACGGACAATGACTATATCAAGGAGATTGAGGAGTTTCATGGGTGCGCGCAGCTTTTCAAGCCCATGACAGGATTCATGGCCACCCGGTTCACGACTGCTTCAACGGGAAGCAACGGACCTGGGGATCCAGGGTCCAGCTCGGACTCGAACGTGCAGAAGCTTGTCAGGCCACCCAAGCCAGCAGATCCATTCGAAGAGGCAGCAAAAATGGGCATGTATGGGCGCATGACGAGGCTGACTGAAAATTTCTTCCCGACCAGATTGCTATGCAAGCGCTTCAGTGTCCCGCCACCCGCCCACGTCCAACCCGACCTGGAGCCTGGTGTCTCTTCGGAGACTCGCGGTTCGTTCCATGGACTACCTGCCAGTATAGACATGACAAGGCAGCCGTTAATCTGTGGGATGGACGCAAACGGAGTGGGTGATTTGCCGGGGCCAAAGCCAGCGGACGATGCGTCCAAGACCGGAGacaaggtcgccgaggcctcGCGGCCAAGTGATGATGTCTTTAAGGCAATTTTTGGTGATAGCAGTGACGAGGAATAA
- a CDS encoding Stress response protein Whi2 encodes MLDFFRTVAQSIPVDVSPSVSQEEEATTGDAMGPRDDSSKRAGIIVLREDLDFYVIPPRADITQSEMMEVKRAAGKALLQQNGIFSGLKRSDEPGTTEAHLIEMLTAGSGFHHDDSWGHRAGEPNKAVVCSLALARLRSDIRGNEMGSNAVGMAQKLLLFWRKPARRCWWEGVELENVEGVQGKLKVWIRRVWTLEMSVIGLR; translated from the exons ATGCTCGACTTTTTCCGAACCGTTGCGCAGTCGATACCTGTAGACGTGTCTCCAAGTGTTTcgcaggaggaagaggccaCTACTGGAGATGCTATGGGCCCAAGGGATGACTCGTCAAAGAGGGCGGGCATTATCGTTTTGAGAGAGGACCTCGACTTCTATGTCATCCCCCCACGGGCTGACATTACACAGTCCGAGATGATGGAAGTCAAGAGAGCCGCGGGCAAGGCCCTTCTCCAGCAGAATGGCATCTTTTCGGGTCTAAAGCGGAGCGATGAACCAGGCACTACGGAAGCTCACCTCATCGAGATGTTGACAGCGGG TAGTGGATTTCACCACGACGACAGCTGGGGTCATCGGGCAGGCGAACCGAACAAAGCAGTCGTCTGCAGTTTAGCCTTGGCACGTCTACGCAGCGATATTCGAGGTAACGAAATGGGCAGCAACGCCGTCGGCATGGCGCAGAAGCTGCTCCTTTTCTGGCGTAAGCCTGCGAGGCGTTGCTGGTGGGAAGGCGTCGAGCTTGAAAACGTCGAGGGAGTCCAGGGCAAGCTCAAGGTCTGGATCAGACGCGTTTGGACCCTGGAAATGAGCGTCATTGGCCTCCGATGA
- a CDS encoding Glucose sorbosone dehydrogenase, which translates to MTSLLVLVSLAITQLLSTLAQECRNQLKPVYRTPIAADGWTFRLVSNGFDRPRSILFDHLGAILLVDARSGIKHLRLTDDGGTCLYVAEERIVIESLDLNHGIALSPDGKTLYASTVDKVYAWSYDAIEGVVNDSNRTLVANMSNTGHTTRTLPLSNKKPGIILVSRGSAANIDQDAARQETGHSQLRAFDIGNLGENSQPFDFTIHGTMLEWGLRNSVGIAEEPVTGGIWTVENSADQLRRNGVDIHRDNPAEELNFHGYLDNSAEKRSRGVTTATQTALRCDKGGMNTGEQFTLTSLRTLNDTTCAFSHVPPRLSFQAHTAPLDIKFTPSGSEAFVTFHGSWNRDEPVGYKLSSIPFTNGMPTEPADSRTPLTDVLTNADINDCPDNYFRPVGLAWDSRQRLFMTSDATGELYVLQRTDVLASASSPAVPISTSSQGTPEVPSSPIFVGGLAMSAALALGGFGIFGFPLGLR; encoded by the exons ATGACTTCTCTGCTCGTTCTGGTTTCTCTCGCTATAACTCAACTACTGTCGACATTGGCGCAGGAGTGCAGAAATCAATTGAAGCCTGTCTACAGAACCCCCATTGCTGCCGATGGCTGGACGTTCCGTCTTGTTTCCAATGGCTTTGACCGACCTCGGAGCATTCTCTTCGACCACCTAGGGGCGATTCTACTCGTCGACGCCAGATCCGGAATCAAGCATTTAAGGCTGACTGACGATGGAGGCACCTGTTTGTATGTTGCCGAGGAGCGAATAGTCATCGAGTCACTCGAT CTCAACCACGGAATAGCACTATCGCCCGATGGCAAAACACTCTACGCCTCAACAGTTGACAAGGTCTACGCCTGGTCCTACGATGCCATAGAAGGAGTCGTCAATGACTCCAATAGAACGCTCGTCGCGAACATGAGCAACACTGGCCATACGACGCGAACTTTACCACTGTCTAACAAGAAACCGGGTATCATATTGGTATCAAGGGGTAGTGCGGCTAATATCGACCAAGATGCCGCCAGGCAAGAAACTGGCCACTCTCAGCTCCGTGCTTTCGACATTGGCAACCTCGGCGAGAACTCGCAGCCATTCGACTTTACCATCCACGGCACTATGCTAGAATGGGGGCTCCGGAACTCCGTAGGTATAGCAGAGGAGCCCGTTACCGGTGGCATTTGGACAGTCGAGAATTCGGCCGATCAGTTGAGGAGGAACGGTGTCGATATACACCGAGACAATCCCGCGGAAGAGCTCAACTTCCACGGCTACCTCGACAACTCTGCTGAGAAGAGGAGCAGGGGGGTAACTACGGCTACCCAAACTGCTTTGCGCTGTG ACAAAGGCGGCATGAACACCGGAGAACAGTTTACTCTAACCTCATTGCGCACTCTCAACGACACGACATGCGCCTTCAGCCACGTCCCGCCGAGGTTATCTTTCCAAGCACACACCGCACCGTTAGACATCAAGTTCACGCCCAGCGGCTCCGAGGCATTTGTTACGTTCCATGGCAGCT GGAATCGAGATGAACCAGTTGGCTACAAACTGTCTAGCATACCCTTTACAAATGGAATGCCCACCGAACCTGCGGACAGCCGAACGCCGCTTACCGACGTATTAACCAATGCGGACATCAACGATTGCCCAGACAACTACTTTCGACCAGTAGGGCTTGCATGGGACAGCCGGCAGAGGCTGTTCATGACATCCGATGCCACGGGAGAGCTATACGTTCTTCAACGAACCGATGTTTTAGCTTCAGCGAGCTCCCCAGCAGTACCTATCTCAACTTCGTCGCAAGGCACCCCAGAAGTCCCGTCTAGCCCTATATTTGTTGGCGGCCTCGCAATGTCGGCAGCACTTGCCCTTGGCGGATTCGGCATCTTCGGCTTTCCCCTAGGCTTAAGATGA
- a CDS encoding Protein transporter sec-13: protein MMASAQVISNSGHDDMIHDAVLDYYGRRLATCSSDRTIKIFEVEGDSQRLVETLKGHDGAVWCVSWAHPKYGNILASAGYDGKVFIWREQNNQWQKIFDFALHKASVNTVSWSPHESGCLLACASSDGNVSILEFRDNSFDHVSFPAHGLGVNSVSWAPATAPGSIVSSSPGPGSAGVRRFVTGGCDNLLKIWVFDSASQSYKQELEPLEGHTDWVRDVAWSPTVLQKSYIASASQDKTVRIWTSDSSSTGQWTHKILNFDAAVWRVSWSLSGNVLAVSGGDNKVSLWKENLRGEWECVKSIEE from the exons ATGATG GCTTCTGCCCAGGTTATATCGAACTCCGGCCACGATGATATGATT CAcgatgccgtcctcgatTATTACGGTCGCCGACTCGCGACGTGCTCAAGCGACCGGACCATTAAAATATTCGAAGTAGAGGGAGATTCCCAGCGACTCGTCGAGACACTCAAAGG TCACGATGGTGCTGTTTGGTGCGTTTCGTGGGCGCACCCTAAATACGGAAATATTCTGGCCTCGGCCGGCTACGATGGCAAGGTCTTTATCTGGAGGGAGCAGAATAACCAGTGGCAAAAGATCTTCGACTTCGCCCTTCACAAGGCCTCCGTTAACACAGTTTCATGGTCACCACACGAGTCCGGCTGTCTACTGGCCTGTGCCTCCTCGGACGGCAATGTCAGCATTCTTGAGTTTCGCGACAACAGCTTCGACCATGTCAGCTTCCCGGCGCATGGCCTGGGCGTCAACTCTGTCTCGTGGGCCCCAGCGACGGCACCCGGAAGCATCGTCAGCAGCTCTCCCGGACCCGGCTCGGCAGGTGTGAGACGTTTTGTTACAGGTGGCTGTGACAACCTGCTCAAGATCTGGGTCTTTGATTCAGCTTCGCAGTCGTACAAACAGGAATTGGAGCCGCTCGAGGGCCATACCGATTGGGTTCGTGACGTTGCGTGGTCACCGACAGTCCTGCAGAAGTCCTACATTGCCTCAGCGTCCCAGGACAAGACGGTTCGCATCTGGACCTCGGATTCATCGAGCACAGGACAGTGGACCCATAAAATTCTCAACTTCGATGCTGCCGTCTGGAGAGTCAGCTGGTCCCTGAGCGGTAACGTTCTGGCAGTGAGCGGTGGTGATAACAAGGTATCACTGTGGAAGGAGAACCTCCGAGGCGAGTGGGAGTGTGTCAAGAGCATTGAGGAGTGA